A single region of the Sorghum bicolor cultivar BTx623 chromosome 7, Sorghum_bicolor_NCBIv3, whole genome shotgun sequence genome encodes:
- the LOC110436949 gene encoding cytochrome c1-2, heme protein, mitochondrial: MAAARGINQLLKRTLHNQSAGSSLLSSLRGKHEESSAGLRALALLGVGASGLLSFATIASADEAEHGLAAPDYPWPHAGIMSSYDHASIRRGHQVYTQVCASCHSMSLISYRDLVGVAYTEEETKAMAAEIEVVDGPNDEGEMFTRPGKLSDRFPQPYANEQAARFANGGAYPPDLSLITKARHNGQNYVFALLTGYRDPPAGVQIREGLHYNPYFPGGAIAMPKMLNDGAVEYEDGTPATEAQMGKDVVSFLSWAAEPEMEERKLMGVKWIFLLSLALLQAAYYRRMKWSVLKSRKLVLDVVN; this comes from the exons ATGGCTGCCGCCAGGGGCATTAACCAGCTTCTGAAGAGAACTCTCCACAACCAGTCTGCT GGTTCATCGCTGCTTTCTTCATTGAGGGGAAAGCATGAAGAGTCCTCTGCTGGACTGAGAGCATTGGCTCTTCTTGGAGTTGGTGCCTCTGgtcttttgagttttgctacAATAGCATCTGCTGATGAAGCTGAGCATGGCTTGGCAGCCCCAGATTATCCCTGGCCCCATGCTGGCATCATGAGCTCTTATGATCACGCGTC AATTCGGCGTGGGCATCAAGTTTACACACAAGTTTGTGCTTCTTGTCACTCCATGTCCTTGATTTCGTACCGTGATTTGGTTGGGGTGGCCTATACTGAGGAGGAAACAAAGGCAATGGCTGCTGAGATTGAGGTGGTTGATGGTCCTAACGATGAGGGTGAAATGTTCACCCGCCCTGGTAAGCTGAGTGATCGCTTCCCACAGCCTTATGCGAACGAGCAAGCAGCCCGATTTGCTAATGGTGGTGCATACCCCCCGGACCTTAGTCTTATCACAAAG GCAAGGCACAATGGTCAGAACTATGTTTTTGCTCTTCTTACTGGATATCGTGATCCACCAGCTGGCGTTCAG ATTCGTGAGGGTCTGCACTACAATCCCTACTTCCCTGGTGGTGCCATAGCCATGCCCAAGATGCTTAATGATGGAGCTGTGGAGTATGAGGATGGTACTCCTGCAACTGAAGCCCAG ATGGGTAAGGATGTCGTATCATTCCTTTCTTGGGCAGCCGAGCCTGAGATGGAAGAGAGAAAGCTG ATGGGAGTGAAATGGATCTTCCTACTATCACTAGCGCTTCTCCAAGCTGCCTACTACCGCCGCATGAAGTGGTCAGTCTTGAAGTCCCGTAAGCTGGTCCTGGATGTTGTCAACTGA